One window from the genome of Treponema sp. OMZ 838 encodes:
- a CDS encoding DUF4261 domain-containing protein, producing MGILKNTFGKKNKKMDTQAPLILSMPMFKGDSGYSLEKVIEDLKSYWGLTVDQIEGDDTTASFEIGEERVVIALMPAPIPAEEFESMYSYSYLWKDAEKEVKKHTQHAIVSLLAGNTSAVERYSLLTKVNASILRTCETAIGVYQGASTLLLQKNLYLDFAHFLLEDMLPIQLWVYIGIINGDEKSSVYTYGMKEFGKSEIEIIDAHMKGSEVYDFLLSILEYVLRQDVTLHHGETIGFTEEQKIKITESEAIYLDGTSLKIEL from the coding sequence ATGGGAATTTTGAAGAACACATTCGGTAAAAAAAATAAAAAAATGGACACTCAAGCACCGCTCATTTTATCTATGCCAATGTTTAAAGGTGATAGCGGGTATTCATTGGAGAAAGTTATCGAGGATTTAAAATCATATTGGGGACTTACGGTTGATCAGATAGAGGGTGATGATACTACCGCTTCATTTGAAATCGGCGAAGAACGTGTAGTCATTGCGTTGATGCCTGCACCGATACCCGCTGAGGAATTTGAATCCATGTACAGCTATTCTTACCTTTGGAAAGATGCGGAGAAAGAGGTAAAAAAACATACACAGCATGCAATAGTTTCACTTTTAGCCGGCAATACCTCGGCAGTGGAAAGGTACTCTTTATTAACTAAAGTGAATGCTTCTATTTTGAGAACGTGTGAAACGGCAATAGGGGTATATCAAGGTGCATCGACACTGTTACTTCAGAAAAATCTTTATCTTGATTTTGCTCATTTTTTATTGGAGGATATGTTACCGATTCAGCTGTGGGTGTATATCGGGATTATCAATGGAGATGAGAAAAGCAGTGTTTATACATACGGGATGAAAGAGTTCGGTAAATCCGAAATAGAAATAATCGATGCACATATGAAAGGCAGTGAAGTATATGATTTTCTATTATCTATCCTTGAGTACGTTTTACGGCAAGATGTAACGCTGCACCACGGAGAAACCATAGGATTTACCGAAGAACAGAAAATTAAAATCACAGAATCGGAGGCAATTTATTTGGATGGCACATCATTAAAGATAGAATTATAG
- a CDS encoding four helix bundle protein encodes MIVDKSKAFALKVIALYKKLCDTNREFVMSKQLLKSGTSIGANIKEAQQGQSKADFGNRGICPLRAPYQKFLPVVLLCRYHNRIYLLICLNSPLLQKCKASTPPLCKKHFRSGTDGDGSIQ; translated from the coding sequence GTGATTGTTGATAAATCAAAGGCGTTTGCGTTGAAGGTCATCGCCTTGTACAAAAAGCTTTGCGATACGAACCGTGAGTTTGTTATGTCAAAACAGCTTTTAAAAAGCGGAACGAGCATCGGAGCAAACATTAAAGAAGCCCAGCAAGGACAAAGCAAGGCAGACTTCGGGAACCGCGGGATTTGCCCTCTGAGAGCCCCATATCAGAAGTTTCTTCCCGTTGTACTGCTATGTCGGTATCATAATCGTATTTACCTATTAATATGTTTAAACTCTCCTCTTTTGCAAAAATGCAAAGCATCTACTCCACCCCTTTGCAAAAAGCATTTCAGAAGCGGCACGGATGGCGATGGTTCTATTCAGTAG
- a CDS encoding ABC transporter ATP-binding protein, translating to MLKTVQDFIKLMSRQKRELYASLVLSFFDGWLIVVPLLAAFHITARMPEFNPDVAEALTMPVMIRYSLIMLASIFARIVLRYLVSYLRSGAGYKCMAEERKTLGKELRKVPLGFFNEKNLGDVVSTITSDAAFLEIEGMGVIEKVAVGIPVFIIALMICLSFDYRIFLLVLVLLIPTWFAYRYLATRQDALKLNRQKLIGQVTEDTIEFIKGLPVLKSYNMTEKQFSKTQDAYERLRAFSVRGEFVHIPPMGMYQLCFRLITTGIVFLSGLFLLNKDFIFPQAFLLMLASFSLFTGAEAMGIFSIFAKMTQQSIDRMNQIKTIPKLEDISGTEKLERYDICFEHVDFAYNKTPVLRDVSFCVPEGTTTALVGLSGSGKTTITNLIARFWDILPGHGEISIGGKAVKTLSYENLLKNISFVFQDVFLFNDTVLNNIRIGRPDATIEEVCEAARRAGCAEFIEAMEDGYNTVIGEAGARLSGGEKQRISIARALLKDAPIILLDEVTANVDAENEQLIQTALQELLKNKTVIMIAHKLSTIQNADQILVLENGTISQRGSHAELIAQGGLYRRLWDIQYEAEQWRM from the coding sequence ATGTTAAAAACGGTGCAGGATTTTATCAAGTTGATGAGCAGGCAAAAAAGGGAACTGTATGCTTCGCTTGTGTTGAGTTTTTTTGACGGCTGGCTGATTGTGGTTCCTTTGCTGGCAGCGTTTCATATTACCGCGCGGATGCCGGAATTTAATCCTGACGTTGCGGAGGCTTTGACGATGCCGGTAATGATCCGGTATTCGCTGATTATGCTGGCGAGTATTTTTGCCCGCATCGTGCTGCGCTACCTTGTTTCGTATCTGCGGTCGGGCGCGGGGTATAAATGTATGGCGGAAGAGCGCAAAACGTTGGGGAAGGAATTGCGGAAGGTGCCGCTCGGTTTTTTTAATGAAAAGAATTTGGGCGATGTGGTTTCGACGATTACCTCGGACGCGGCGTTTTTAGAAATAGAAGGCATGGGTGTCATTGAAAAAGTTGCAGTCGGCATTCCGGTATTTATCATCGCGCTTATGATCTGTCTTTCATTTGATTACCGTATTTTTTTGCTCGTGCTTGTCTTGCTCATCCCGACATGGTTTGCCTACCGATATCTTGCAACACGGCAGGATGCGCTCAAGCTAAACCGGCAAAAATTGATCGGGCAGGTAACGGAAGATACGATTGAATTTATCAAGGGACTTCCCGTATTGAAATCCTACAATATGACGGAAAAACAATTTTCTAAAACACAAGACGCTTATGAAAGATTGCGCGCATTTTCCGTACGAGGAGAATTTGTTCATATCCCGCCGATGGGCATGTATCAATTATGTTTTCGGCTGATTACGACAGGGATCGTATTTCTTTCCGGACTGTTTCTATTGAACAAGGACTTCATATTTCCGCAAGCCTTTTTATTGATGCTTGCCTCGTTCAGTCTTTTTACCGGCGCCGAAGCGATGGGTATATTCAGTATCTTTGCAAAGATGACGCAGCAGTCCATCGACCGGATGAATCAGATTAAGACGATCCCTAAATTAGAAGATATTTCCGGCACGGAAAAACTTGAGCGGTACGATATTTGTTTTGAGCATGTGGATTTTGCATACAATAAAACGCCGGTATTGCGAGATGTTAGTTTTTGCGTACCGGAAGGAACGACGACGGCTCTGGTCGGACTTTCAGGGAGTGGCAAAACAACGATTACGAATTTGATTGCCCGCTTTTGGGATATCCTGCCCGGACACGGGGAGATCAGCATCGGCGGCAAAGCGGTAAAAACGCTCTCGTACGAAAACTTGTTAAAGAATATCAGTTTTGTATTTCAGGATGTATTTTTGTTTAATGATACCGTGCTGAACAATATCCGTATCGGACGGCCTGATGCAACAATTGAAGAAGTCTGTGAAGCAGCACGGCGTGCAGGATGTGCGGAATTTATTGAAGCGATGGAAGATGGCTACAACACGGTTATCGGTGAGGCGGGAGCACGGCTTTCCGGCGGAGAAAAGCAGCGTATTTCCATTGCGCGGGCGCTTCTCAAGGATGCACCGATTATCCTTTTGGATGAGGTGACGGCAAATGTCGATGCGGAAAATGAGCAGCTAATTCAAACGGCTTTACAGGAACTTTTGAAAAACAAAACAGTGATTATGATTGCACATAAACTTTCTACTATACAGAACGCTGATCAGATTCTCGTGCTGGAAAACGGAACAATCAGTCAGCGCGGCTCTCACGCAGAGCTGATTGCACAAGGGGGACTATACCGGCGGCTGTGGGATATACAATATGAAGCGGAGCAGTGGAGAATGTAG
- a CDS encoding DUF262 domain-containing protein has product MQTETHSIHDILAKNATSFFIPPFQRAYAWGKTEIERYFSDIIRIINSELDTSQSDKLEHFFGTLVIKEEKAGFVNKSIVVDGQQRLTTTLLFLIALRDNEPNKENRDFITDTYLTNNASSFQDKIKLKQVSKDWDAYRALINGTSAKPGIIKNAYDIFTKLIANIKISHPEITLEKYIIAIQRLNVAVIFLDERPFKGEDPQIIFETLNSLGKPLTLSDLIRNYVLLNMDCTHQSIMYETIWYPKIELQLTGSTSDFFRDFLQYKKSTSIKVVSDNNTKEIYANFKNFVEESYANHKAFIDDIVKHVKLYTWIIQAEIIDTISPDKIKDSQIKELLRNIFHDIKTEAFKPFILGLLYYHQNQTSTIIFSDDNFIAILQIIRTYLIRRRIARLTQGENKNIVLLCNRIHDLVQKKIEMIDLLSSMFYKMRLPNDDEMRQVLMISKFYEDFKTYGKFILGKIEEHNAKVPVDFRNAKITIEHIMPQTLNDEWKTMLGNNYEEIYKKYLHNIGNLILTEFNSEIGNSPFKDKKTKLHTSSLYYRLEILNNDVWNEDSIKQHQSNMINWFLETFPLPQQYQAASNYDRKKPDVTTFSPIDDDAGDWAEGNKPAKMIINESVFNVSTWQDVFIKFITFMKEDSRYDFQFILDNQTDLFNREGVILHWGLLKTIIDKNIDLTTRYKSFDGLFPDKISNLKGNMLFIHTNISAATCMNRIASIMTKFDMPREFVIITLK; this is encoded by the coding sequence ATGCAAACAGAGACACATTCCATTCATGATATTTTAGCGAAAAATGCAACCTCATTTTTTATTCCTCCATTTCAAAGAGCTTATGCATGGGGCAAAACAGAAATAGAAAGGTATTTTAGCGATATTATCAGGATTATTAATTCCGAGCTTGATACGTCACAATCCGATAAACTTGAACACTTTTTTGGAACACTTGTTATAAAAGAAGAAAAAGCAGGATTTGTGAATAAGTCTATTGTTGTCGATGGGCAACAACGATTAACCACGACACTGCTCTTTTTGATTGCTTTACGAGATAATGAACCAAACAAAGAAAATAGAGACTTTATCACCGATACTTATTTAACTAATAACGCATCATCTTTTCAAGATAAAATCAAATTAAAGCAAGTTTCAAAAGATTGGGATGCCTATCGTGCATTAATAAATGGAACAAGTGCAAAACCCGGTATAATAAAAAATGCGTATGATATATTCACTAAACTAATAGCAAATATAAAAATATCACATCCTGAAATTACATTGGAAAAATATATTATAGCTATCCAACGGCTTAATGTTGCTGTTATTTTCTTAGATGAAAGACCATTTAAAGGTGAAGACCCACAAATTATTTTTGAAACGCTCAATTCTTTAGGAAAACCGCTCACTCTATCCGATTTAATCAGAAATTATGTCTTGCTCAATATGGACTGTACGCATCAATCGATCATGTATGAAACAATTTGGTATCCAAAAATTGAACTACAATTAACCGGTAGTACGTCGGACTTTTTTCGAGATTTTTTACAGTATAAAAAATCTACTTCTATAAAAGTTGTAAGTGATAATAACACAAAAGAAATTTATGCAAACTTCAAAAACTTTGTCGAAGAATCGTATGCTAATCATAAAGCTTTTATTGACGACATCGTAAAGCATGTAAAACTTTATACTTGGATTATACAAGCAGAAATCATTGATACTATTTCACCAGATAAAATAAAAGACAGTCAAATAAAGGAACTGTTGAGGAATATTTTTCATGATATAAAGACCGAAGCATTTAAACCGTTTATCCTTGGACTGCTTTATTATCATCAAAATCAAACAAGCACTATCATATTTAGTGATGATAATTTTATAGCGATATTGCAAATCATTAGAACGTATCTAATACGGAGACGAATAGCACGGCTAACACAAGGAGAAAATAAAAATATCGTACTTCTCTGCAATCGAATACATGATCTCGTGCAAAAGAAAATTGAAATGATCGATTTATTATCAAGTATGTTTTATAAAATGAGACTTCCGAATGATGATGAAATGCGGCAAGTCTTGATGATTTCAAAATTTTATGAAGATTTTAAAACGTATGGAAAATTTATTCTGGGAAAAATAGAAGAACACAATGCAAAAGTCCCGGTTGATTTTAGAAATGCTAAAATCACGATAGAACACATTATGCCGCAGACACTCAATGATGAGTGGAAAACAATGCTTGGAAATAATTATGAAGAAATATATAAAAAATATTTGCATAATATTGGAAATCTCATTCTAACAGAGTTTAATAGTGAAATAGGGAATAGCCCTTTCAAAGATAAGAAAACCAAACTGCACACCTCTTCTTTATATTATAGACTGGAAATACTTAACAATGATGTTTGGAATGAGGATAGTATAAAACAACACCAATCAAATATGATTAATTGGTTCTTGGAGACATTCCCATTACCTCAACAATATCAAGCAGCTTCTAACTATGATAGAAAAAAACCTGATGTTACAACCTTTTCTCCTATAGATGACGATGCCGGTGATTGGGCAGAGGGGAATAAACCGGCAAAAATGATAATCAACGAGAGCGTTTTTAACGTCTCTACTTGGCAAGATGTATTTATAAAGTTTATCACATTTATGAAAGAAGATAGCAGATATGATTTCCAATTTATCCTTGATAATCAAACTGACTTATTCAATCGCGAAGGTGTAATTCTACACTGGGGTTTATTAAAAACGATCATAGACAAGAATATAGACCTAACCACCCGATATAAATCATTTGATGGGCTATTCCCGGATAAAATCTCAAACCTTAAAGGTAATATGCTGTTTATTCATACCAATATATCCGCAGCAACATGTATGAATCGTATCGCAAGCATTATGACCAAGTTTGATATGCCGAGAGAATTTGTGATTATTACTTTAAAGTAA
- a CDS encoding ABC transporter ATP-binding protein yields MIELKNVTFTYHNAERSAGVYGIDLQIPAGQVVLLCGLSGCGKTTITRLINGLAPAYYAGTLEGQVLIDGKDSASVTLYELSQKVGSVFQNPRSQFFSLDSTSEIAFGYENTGVPREEMYRRIGQVSRDLDMADLLDRNLFALSGGEKQKIACASAAAMQPAIFVLDEPSSNLDLRSIANLKAVIGKWKEQGKTVVIAEHRLYYLMEIADRVIYMENGRIIKDFPIAEFLKVDTEALHRKGLRSQKAMEYTPGCIRACQTGGILEGIFECAPAEKSPAFDCASVERPPVSECAPAEEPPVFEDTSVEKPPVFERYVTFSGLAFSYGKKRVLDIPELKVPSDAVTGVLGFNGAGKSTLARVICGLEKQAKGVLNDNGKFYTAKARLKKSYMVMQDVNHQLFTESVIEEVLLSMDSGDVSGKAAHQKARQKALDILDAMNLSEFKDVHPMVLSGGQKQRLAVASAIAADKEFLIFDEPTSGLDYAHMREVAENITRLARAGKTVFIISHDPELIAACCNYFIFLDGGKLAWSGGWSEAIMEKVQAFFEGR; encoded by the coding sequence ATGATTGAGTTAAAAAATGTAACTTTTACCTATCATAACGCGGAGCGGAGCGCGGGAGTGTACGGCATTGACTTACAAATCCCGGCGGGACAGGTGGTACTGCTATGCGGGCTGTCGGGCTGCGGTAAGACGACGATTACCCGCCTGATTAACGGGCTTGCTCCGGCGTATTATGCGGGGACGCTGGAAGGACAGGTACTTATCGACGGGAAAGATTCGGCGTCCGTAACGCTGTATGAGCTTTCGCAAAAAGTCGGGTCGGTGTTTCAAAATCCGCGCTCTCAGTTTTTCAGTTTGGATTCCACGAGTGAAATCGCTTTCGGCTACGAAAATACCGGTGTTCCGCGGGAAGAAATGTACCGCCGCATCGGGCAGGTAAGCAGAGACCTTGATATGGCTGACCTTTTGGATAGAAACCTGTTTGCGCTTTCAGGCGGAGAAAAGCAAAAAATAGCGTGTGCTTCCGCGGCGGCGATGCAGCCTGCCATATTCGTCTTGGATGAGCCTTCTTCCAATCTTGATCTCCGCTCCATTGCCAATTTGAAGGCGGTAATAGGGAAATGGAAGGAGCAGGGAAAGACGGTCGTTATCGCCGAGCACCGACTGTACTATCTGATGGAGATAGCCGACCGAGTGATCTATATGGAAAACGGGCGGATTATCAAGGATTTTCCGATAGCGGAATTTCTGAAGGTGGACACGGAAGCGCTGCATCGGAAAGGTTTGCGTTCGCAAAAAGCAATGGAATACACTCCGGGATGTATCCGTGCATGTCAAACCGGAGGAATCCTTGAAGGAATCTTTGAATGTGCCCCCGCCGAAAAGTCTCCGGCATTTGACTGTGCCTCTGTCGAGAGGCCACCGGTATCCGAATGTGCTCCTGCCGAAGAGCCGCCGGTGTTTGAAGATACCTCTGTCGAAAAGCCGCCGGTATTCGAGCGGTACGTTACGTTTTCCGGTCTTGCGTTTTCTTACGGGAAAAAGCGCGTTCTCGATATACCGGAGCTGAAGGTACCTTCCGATGCGGTTACGGGTGTGCTTGGGTTTAACGGCGCAGGAAAATCGACCTTGGCGCGGGTTATCTGCGGGCTTGAAAAACAGGCGAAGGGGGTGTTGAACGATAACGGAAAATTCTACACGGCAAAGGCACGGCTGAAAAAGTCCTATATGGTGATGCAGGATGTCAACCATCAGCTTTTTACGGAAAGCGTTATCGAAGAAGTCTTGTTGAGTATGGATTCAGGTGATGTAAGCGGCAAAGCGGCGCATCAAAAAGCTCGGCAAAAAGCGCTTGACATTTTGGATGCGATGAATCTTTCGGAATTTAAGGACGTTCATCCGATGGTGTTATCGGGCGGACAAAAGCAGCGACTTGCCGTCGCAAGCGCGATTGCTGCCGATAAGGAGTTTCTTATTTTTGACGAACCGACCAGCGGCCTTGACTACGCACACATGCGGGAAGTTGCAGAAAATATCACACGCCTTGCCCGTGCAGGCAAAACCGTGTTCATTATCAGCCACGATCCTGAGCTGATTGCTGCATGCTGCAATTACTTTATTTTTCTGGATGGCGGAAAATTGGCGTGGAGCGGCGGCTGGTCGGAGGCGATTATGGAGAAGGTGCAGGCGTTTTTTGAGGGGAGGTAG
- a CDS encoding TetR/AcrR family transcriptional regulator has protein sequence MASGTYEATHTRILESGKEMFLRNGYERTNLRDLCGAAGVTTGAFYRHFKDKEALFSALVEPAVNSIQDKYETAADECFHCLSMGNTEDIWAISAETIEAFVRIIYAHFDEFKLLLCCADGTPYIDFTDRLVERELQDTHRMYEFLDKKHIKYSRIDGKKLHMLIHSYFSCIFETVLHDYTQDEALEVVHTLAEFFSAGWRKVLRV, from the coding sequence ATGGCAAGCGGAACGTACGAAGCAACCCACACAAGAATTTTAGAAAGCGGCAAAGAGATGTTTTTGCGGAATGGTTACGAACGCACGAATCTGCGGGATTTGTGTGGTGCGGCGGGCGTAACGACCGGTGCATTTTACCGTCATTTTAAGGACAAGGAGGCGCTCTTTTCGGCGCTTGTGGAACCTGCCGTCAATAGTATCCAAGATAAATATGAAACGGCTGCGGATGAGTGCTTTCATTGCCTGAGTATGGGAAACACGGAAGACATTTGGGCAATTTCGGCAGAGACGATAGAAGCATTTGTCCGCATCATTTACGCGCATTTTGATGAGTTCAAACTCCTTTTGTGCTGCGCGGATGGCACACCGTATATCGATTTTACTGACCGGCTTGTCGAACGGGAACTGCAAGACACACACCGTATGTACGAATTTTTGGATAAAAAGCATATTAAATACAGCCGGATTGATGGAAAAAAACTGCACATGCTGATCCATTCTTATTTTTCTTGTATTTTTGAAACGGTTTTGCATGATTACACGCAGGATGAAGCGCTTGAAGTTGTGCATACCCTTGCCGAATTTTTTTCTGCCGGCTGGCGGAAGGTTTTGCGAGTGTAA
- a CDS encoding energy-coupling factor transporter transmembrane component T, producing MEDFEPYRPPRAKGVHIDPRTKVLFMFFLATLIFFVEEQSMLNMVIVLIPISLLFLNRQYRPALIYGGLFALAAAVKLSNMAGSFPYLAAMLWGLLSELIFRFFPVFMFGYYIIESTKPNEFIAAMSRWYVPDALIIPISVVFRFIPTLGEENRSIGSAMRMREIGLGTPRFWRNPTMMLEYRLIPLMMSIAKIGEELSAAALTRGLGGLKKRTCLVELHFGIYDAGIAVIAAALLVCTVLRIGG from the coding sequence ATGGAAGATTTTGAGCCGTATAGACCGCCGCGGGCGAAGGGGGTGCACATCGATCCCCGCACCAAGGTGCTGTTTATGTTTTTTCTTGCAACGCTGATTTTTTTTGTGGAAGAGCAGAGTATGCTGAATATGGTGATTGTGCTTATTCCCATTAGTCTGCTTTTTCTGAACCGCCAATACCGGCCGGCGCTGATTTACGGAGGGCTTTTTGCGCTGGCGGCTGCGGTCAAGCTGTCGAACATGGCGGGGAGTTTTCCGTACCTTGCGGCGATGCTGTGGGGGCTTTTAAGCGAGCTGATTTTCCGGTTTTTTCCGGTGTTTATGTTCGGCTACTATATTATCGAATCGACAAAACCGAATGAGTTTATCGCGGCGATGAGCCGGTGGTATGTGCCTGATGCGCTGATTATTCCCATATCCGTTGTGTTCCGTTTTATTCCTACGTTGGGAGAAGAAAACCGTTCAATCGGCAGCGCGATGCGGATGCGGGAGATTGGGCTCGGTACGCCTCGGTTTTGGCGGAACCCTACGATGATGCTGGAGTACCGGCTGATTCCGCTGATGATGTCGATTGCCAAAATCGGAGAGGAGTTATCGGCGGCAGCTTTGACGCGGGGCTTAGGGGGATTGAAAAAGCGGACATGCCTTGTTGAGCTGCACTTTGGCATATACGATGCGGGCATTGCCGTTATCGCGGCTGCGCTGCTTGTCTGTACGGTGTTACGCATCGGGGGATGA
- a CDS encoding MptD family putative ECF transporter S component produces the protein MQSSKLSAKDLINIGIYTAMYLVIFFVIGMINAIPVLYPFLYVIVPIATGIPFMLFLTKADKFGMVFIMSVILGLFWYLMGYTYLPIIGYCVMGALADLVLKAGKYKSFKASVLGYWLFSCAMISCQAPMWLFAATYMEKVRSSMGDQYVEGVQKFMPPWMGFAAIGILFVSSLLGALLGRRMLTKHFERAGIV, from the coding sequence ATGCAAAGCAGTAAGTTGTCGGCGAAGGATCTGATAAATATCGGAATCTATACGGCGATGTATTTGGTTATTTTTTTTGTGATCGGGATGATCAACGCGATTCCGGTGCTGTATCCGTTTTTATATGTGATTGTGCCGATTGCGACGGGGATCCCGTTTATGCTGTTTTTGACAAAGGCGGATAAGTTCGGGATGGTCTTTATTATGAGTGTTATTTTAGGCCTGTTTTGGTATCTGATGGGATACACGTATCTTCCGATTATCGGCTATTGCGTGATGGGAGCACTTGCCGATCTAGTACTGAAGGCGGGTAAATACAAGAGTTTTAAGGCGAGTGTGCTTGGCTACTGGCTTTTTTCTTGCGCGATGATAAGCTGTCAGGCGCCGATGTGGCTTTTTGCTGCAACGTATATGGAAAAGGTGCGCAGTTCAATGGGGGATCAATATGTTGAAGGGGTGCAAAAGTTTATGCCGCCGTGGATGGGATTTGCGGCAATCGGTATTCTGTTTGTCTCTTCACTGCTCGGTGCGCTGCTTGGAAGGCGGATGTTGACAAAGCATTTTGAAAGAGCCGGTATTGTATAG
- a CDS encoding BrnA antitoxin family protein has translation MENSWYDADILTALQSRGKGCQTRINRILRKAIMTGDY, from the coding sequence ATGGAAAATTCATGGTACGATGCAGATATACTTACAGCACTTCAATCTAGAGGTAAAGGCTGTCAGACAAGAATAAATAGGATTTTAAGGAAAGCCATCATGACGGGGGATTATTAA